In Desulfofundulus kuznetsovii DSM 6115, the following are encoded in one genomic region:
- a CDS encoding HU family DNA-binding protein — protein MCAIKREAVNTKEAVALVARRMGCYAKDARELLLEHFPTVITEAVSQGKKVHLAGLGTFYPRRGRKGLRVAFRPARGLIRAVREKADK, from the coding sequence GTGTGTGCAATTAAGCGTGAAGCGGTGAACACGAAAGAGGCAGTTGCTCTCGTGGCCCGGAGGATGGGCTGCTACGCCAAGGACGCCCGGGAGCTCCTGCTGGAGCATTTCCCGACAGTGATAACAGAGGCGGTGTCCCAGGGCAAAAAAGTCCATCTGGCGGGGTTGGGGACGTTTTACCCGCGGAGAGGGCGCAAGGGCCTGCGGGTGGCATTCAGGCCCGCCAGGGGCCTTATACGGGCCGTGCGGGAGAAAGCTGATAAATAA
- a CDS encoding copper amine oxidase N-terminal domain-containing protein: MKEAEHHVQIYPVLEGVNDQLKGVAGDFGYFVLKPGSSNINFISRRLEPRGSVYATGSLSAPKTVTSADVAVEKRNGRVFVPLRALAEAFGSKVTWDGATRTVTIGPPDPEKIVSYHMTLLGSLSEHYRQDLYPVKIYTYRVNDSQVKLACAVAVQSPGIDRVFAENVPVRFWLDGKPAGLAVQEIVLDIPAIGSAGASAQVVVPWAKGERHTVRVEVDPDRDYWDRDRSNNVMEASPDPDDPDAGNS, from the coding sequence GTGAAAGAAGCGGAACATCATGTCCAGATCTATCCAGTTTTAGAAGGAGTCAACGACCAGCTCAAGGGCGTGGCCGGTGATTTCGGTTACTTCGTCTTAAAACCTGGTTCTAGCAACATTAATTTTATTTCCCGCCGCCTGGAGCCGCGCGGCAGCGTATACGCTACCGGCTCTCTTTCTGCACCAAAAACAGTTACTAGCGCGGACGTGGCGGTGGAAAAACGAAACGGCCGCGTTTTTGTGCCGCTGCGGGCGCTGGCCGAAGCCTTCGGAAGCAAGGTGACTTGGGATGGGGCGACCAGGACGGTCACCATAGGCCCGCCTGATCCGGAAAAGATAGTGTCTTACCACATGACTTTGCTTGGGAGCCTATCCGAACATTACCGCCAGGACCTGTACCCCGTTAAGATTTACACCTATCGCGTGAACGACTCCCAGGTAAAGTTGGCCTGCGCGGTGGCGGTGCAGTCGCCCGGCATTGACCGGGTATTCGCGGAGAACGTCCCGGTGCGGTTCTGGTTGGACGGAAAGCCCGCCGGGCTGGCGGTGCAGGAGATAGTCTTGGACATACCAGCAATCGGTTCTGCCGGCGCCAGCGCCCAGGTAGTAGTGCCCTGGGCGAAAGGAGAAAGACATACGGTCAGGGTCGAGGTGGACCCGGACCGGGACTATTGGGACCGCGACCGTTCCAACAACGTCATGGAGGCTTCCCCTGACCCGGATGACCCGGACGCCGGTAATAGTTAA
- a CDS encoding DnaB-like helicase C-terminal domain-containing protein, producing MDELTRWLDEQVYPRLSHQQVFGALPGFKRVGRGYVAVCPNPEHDDRHPSFYMRDGVPFGHCFGCGETISWWKYQEMKGLNGQQVIQELARLAGVPPLAGGDPEKAAKARAEAEAVEAWWQVARASIWRPEGADVLKYLRGRGYTDDQIRAMDVAARPSGPSPGGLKLPPPGYRLLIPARARGGRIVGFAGRRLDGSEPKYQYSPGFSRNGFLWGAYRLRDTDIPVVVEGILDSESIPAREVVALGGTVLSPAQAQALARHRRVILALDADDAGRKAMEAAVLKLAAAGAKVYVVPDFGGYKDPDEYVRANGPKAFAELCRHAVAGHKWQADRLLPVAPPADDLERDSVLEKALDLAEACHRTDPVAAKEVLDMAAARLGLDPVALAQAAERLAEKKQAQEAENLVRTALREAAATDDWREATRKVAEAREQAAALVQDAPKPLDPAAVEYEIAHAVEGLLYPWPELNRLCRVDPGGLTTVYAASGFGKTNFLYNLLLFYLEKYPHGAVVIWSGEMAARRVYQRLLAILSGVDYAEIGHGFRIGAHLPEVLAAREKLRLFSDRLYILEPLQYPDVIALESAVAVISRRQPVTAVMVDYLQQLAPPGKMDGSVKYGTREQEVTAVARELHGLGQARNIPVVAAVQINRAGGIQRKPQQDDARESGAIEQYSQLILGLWNAGRAGIHALRDGHVPVTPPDGWYWQDDDTATRQAAAMAESYGGTLVECAVLKSRYHGHENMAVPLVYFGNTGRIVSLPTVPGKLYVPGGSATGGDFGADKKGKKSGRKAACAVSLAGGE from the coding sequence ATGGATGAATTGACGCGCTGGCTAGACGAACAGGTCTATCCACGCCTTTCGCATCAGCAGGTTTTCGGTGCCCTACCCGGCTTTAAGCGGGTTGGACGTGGCTATGTGGCCGTGTGCCCGAACCCGGAGCACGACGACCGGCACCCGTCATTCTATATGCGGGACGGCGTGCCGTTCGGACACTGTTTCGGCTGCGGAGAAACAATTTCCTGGTGGAAATATCAGGAAATGAAAGGCCTGAACGGCCAGCAGGTGATTCAGGAGCTGGCTCGCCTGGCCGGTGTCCCACCGCTGGCCGGGGGTGATCCGGAAAAGGCGGCCAAAGCACGTGCCGAGGCAGAAGCGGTGGAAGCATGGTGGCAGGTGGCCAGGGCCAGCATCTGGCGGCCCGAAGGTGCTGACGTGCTGAAATACCTGCGGGGACGTGGCTACACAGACGATCAGATTAGGGCGATGGACGTTGCCGCCAGGCCGAGTGGTCCGTCGCCCGGCGGTCTGAAACTGCCGCCGCCGGGATACCGCCTACTCATCCCGGCCCGCGCCCGCGGCGGCAGGATCGTCGGTTTTGCTGGCCGCCGCCTGGACGGCTCAGAACCGAAATATCAGTATTCGCCCGGCTTTTCGCGGAATGGCTTTCTATGGGGCGCTTACCGCTTGCGGGATACCGATATTCCGGTGGTGGTGGAGGGTATACTGGACAGCGAAAGTATTCCGGCCCGCGAAGTCGTGGCCCTGGGCGGCACTGTGCTTTCGCCTGCCCAGGCGCAGGCCCTGGCAAGGCACCGGCGTGTCATCCTGGCGCTGGACGCAGATGACGCGGGTAGAAAAGCCATGGAAGCGGCAGTCCTGAAACTGGCCGCCGCCGGTGCGAAGGTATATGTCGTACCTGACTTCGGCGGTTACAAAGACCCTGATGAGTACGTGCGGGCCAACGGCCCGAAGGCTTTTGCGGAGTTGTGCCGCCACGCCGTGGCCGGACATAAGTGGCAAGCCGACCGGCTGCTCCCTGTCGCACCGCCTGCGGACGATCTGGAACGTGATTCGGTCCTGGAGAAGGCACTTGACCTGGCCGAAGCCTGCCACCGCACCGACCCGGTGGCGGCGAAGGAAGTCCTGGACATGGCCGCCGCCAGGCTGGGGCTGGACCCGGTGGCCCTGGCCCAGGCAGCGGAACGGCTGGCCGAAAAAAAGCAGGCGCAAGAAGCGGAAAACCTGGTACGGACGGCCCTGCGGGAAGCGGCGGCAACGGACGACTGGAGAGAGGCAACCCGGAAGGTGGCCGAAGCGCGGGAGCAGGCGGCGGCACTGGTGCAAGATGCACCGAAACCGCTGGACCCGGCGGCGGTAGAGTACGAAATAGCACACGCCGTCGAAGGATTGCTTTACCCCTGGCCGGAGCTAAACAGATTGTGCCGGGTTGACCCCGGCGGACTGACCACTGTTTACGCCGCCAGCGGATTCGGCAAGACAAATTTTTTGTACAATTTACTCTTGTTTTATTTAGAAAAATACCCGCACGGCGCGGTGGTAATTTGGTCAGGCGAAATGGCCGCCCGGCGGGTATACCAGCGATTATTAGCTATCCTGTCTGGTGTGGATTATGCGGAGATTGGGCACGGTTTTAGAATTGGCGCTCACCTGCCGGAAGTTTTAGCCGCGCGGGAAAAACTGCGTTTGTTTTCTGACCGGCTATATATCCTGGAGCCGTTGCAATACCCAGACGTGATCGCCTTGGAGTCAGCGGTTGCCGTCATTTCCAGGCGACAGCCAGTCACGGCTGTGATGGTGGATTACCTACAGCAGCTTGCGCCGCCGGGGAAAATGGACGGCAGCGTAAAGTACGGCACCCGTGAACAGGAAGTTACCGCCGTGGCTAGAGAGTTGCACGGACTTGGGCAGGCCCGAAATATCCCGGTCGTGGCCGCAGTCCAGATCAACCGGGCCGGTGGCATACAGCGAAAGCCACAACAGGACGATGCACGCGAATCTGGTGCGATAGAGCAGTACAGCCAATTAATTCTCGGTCTTTGGAATGCCGGACGCGCCGGTATTCACGCGCTCCGGGACGGGCATGTACCAGTTACACCGCCGGACGGCTGGTACTGGCAGGATGACGATACCGCCACCCGCCAAGCCGCTGCGATGGCTGAAAGCTATGGTGGGACGTTGGTGGAATGTGCAGTGTTAAAGAGCCGTTATCACGGCCATGAAAATATGGCCGTGCCGCTGGTGTATTTTGGCAATACAGGCCGGATTGTTTCGTTACCCACCGTGCCCGGAAAATTATATGTGCCCGGCGGCAGTGCAACAGGGGGTGATTTTGGTGCCGACAAAAAAGGCAAAAAATCAGGCAGGAAAGCGGCCTGTGCGGTCTCCCTGGCCGGGGGTGAATAG
- a CDS encoding BrnT family toxin, whose product MKKITRFIIPPDRANHIAVKHSVTPEEVRQAAFDDPHHIIQRLKAASSAPQEKVYRLLGRTEAGRYLTVIFIYKGRGRAYLVTARNMTHAERRYYHEKNR is encoded by the coding sequence TTGAAAAAGATAACTCGCTTTATTATCCCGCCCGACCGTGCTAATCATATTGCGGTTAAACACTCTGTAACGCCGGAGGAGGTCAGGCAGGCGGCTTTTGACGATCCTCACCACATTATCCAGCGGTTAAAAGCTGCCAGTTCCGCTCCACAAGAGAAGGTTTACCGCCTTCTGGGTCGGACAGAGGCAGGGCGATACCTGACGGTCATATTCATTTACAAAGGCCGGGGCCGTGCCTACCTTGTCACGGCCCGAAATATGACTCATGCCGAAAGGAGATATTACCATGAAAAAAATCGTTGA
- a CDS encoding CopG family antitoxin codes for MKKIVDLPDLTDMDRLTEFFDRTDTQELEWEDADVEFKKPELVHVSIRLPKEDLAAIKRAASKLGVGHTTYIRMVLRKAVGR; via the coding sequence ATGAAAAAAATCGTTGATTTACCGGACTTAACTGACATGGATAGGTTAACTGAATTCTTCGACCGTACCGACACCCAGGAGTTGGAGTGGGAAGACGCTGACGTTGAATTCAAGAAACCTGAACTTGTTCATGTCTCAATACGCTTGCCGAAAGAAGATTTAGCCGCTATTAAGCGGGCAGCCAGTAAGTTGGGTGTCGGGCATACAACTTACATCCGTATGGTGTTGCGGAAGGCGGTCGGAAGGTAA
- a CDS encoding CopG family antitoxin: MRKLKHENKKRVNLRLEPSLITALRRVADREGVAYQKMIRQWLWEKVKKKAEGT; this comes from the coding sequence ATGCGGAAGCTGAAGCACGAAAACAAAAAGCGCGTCAACCTGCGGCTTGAACCGAGCCTGATAACCGCACTGAGAAGGGTGGCGGACAGGGAAGGGGTGGCGTACCAAAAGATGATACGGCAATGGCTGTGGGAAAAAGTAAAGAAAAAAGCGGAAGGGACTTAA
- a CDS encoding DUF3795 domain-containing protein, translating into MATGPCGLACDACGLYNRGKCASCGPGSSIEARAKINFQEQLGFRCPVLACAVARNIDYCSRDCSEFPCSRYERGPYPLSLSFLQMYRRRSGLQH; encoded by the coding sequence ATGGCTACCGGTCCCTGTGGGCTGGCTTGCGATGCCTGTGGTCTGTACAACCGGGGCAAATGTGCGTCCTGCGGTCCTGGCAGCAGCATTGAAGCCCGGGCAAAAATCAACTTTCAGGAACAGTTGGGTTTTCGCTGCCCCGTGCTGGCCTGCGCCGTTGCCCGGAACATCGATTACTGTTCCCGGGATTGTTCCGAGTTTCCCTGTTCCCGTTATGAGCGTGGTCCCTATCCGTTGAGCCTGAGTTTTTTGCAAATGTACAGGCGCCGATCCGGTCTCCAGCATTAA
- a CDS encoding sugar kinase: MAAKVVCFGEIMLRLSTPGYQRFVQAQSFDVTYGGGEANVAVSLANFGLDACFVTKVPNNPIGQSAVNHLRRFGVNTSYIARGGNRLGIYFLETGASQRPSKVVYDRAHSAIAEARTEDFNWPEILAGARWFHFTGITPALSDNVAEITLVAARTAKELGLTVSCDLNYRKNLWTPEKANQVMSRLMEYVDVCIANEEDAEKVFGIKAAGSDIIKGALSDAGYQDVARQLVERFGFKYVAITLRESYSASDNGWSALLYDGKEFYKSRKYDIRIVDRVGGGDSFGGGLIYALLAGKGPEEAINFAVAASCLKHTIPGDFNMVSIDEVENLVKGDGSGRVQR; encoded by the coding sequence ATGGCTGCCAAGGTAGTTTGTTTTGGAGAAATTATGCTGCGCCTGTCCACTCCCGGTTACCAAAGGTTTGTGCAGGCCCAATCCTTTGATGTCACTTACGGTGGGGGAGAAGCCAACGTAGCTGTTTCCCTGGCCAATTTTGGCCTGGACGCCTGTTTTGTAACCAAGGTACCCAATAATCCCATCGGCCAGAGCGCGGTAAACCATTTACGCCGGTTTGGGGTTAACACCAGCTACATTGCCCGGGGCGGAAACCGGTTGGGCATCTATTTCCTGGAAACCGGAGCTTCCCAGCGTCCTTCCAAGGTGGTTTATGACCGGGCCCATTCCGCCATTGCCGAAGCCCGGACCGAAGATTTCAACTGGCCGGAAATCCTGGCCGGTGCCAGGTGGTTTCACTTCACCGGCATTACCCCAGCTTTAAGCGACAATGTGGCCGAAATTACCCTGGTTGCCGCAAGGACTGCCAAAGAATTGGGCCTTACCGTAAGCTGTGACCTCAATTACCGCAAGAATCTTTGGACACCAGAGAAGGCCAACCAGGTTATGTCCCGTCTCATGGAATATGTGGACGTGTGCATCGCCAACGAAGAGGATGCCGAAAAGGTCTTTGGGATCAAAGCAGCCGGTTCCGATATCATTAAAGGCGCTTTAAGTGATGCCGGTTATCAGGACGTGGCCCGGCAGCTGGTCGAGCGCTTTGGATTTAAGTATGTGGCCATTACCTTAAGGGAAAGCTATTCGGCATCGGACAACGGCTGGTCGGCACTGCTTTACGACGGCAAGGAGTTTTATAAATCCCGTAAATACGATATCCGTATAGTGGACCGGGTAGGCGGCGGGGACTCCTTTGGCGGTGGTCTTATCTATGCTTTGCTGGCCGGCAAGGGACCCGAGGAAGCAATTAACTTTGCGGTGGCAGCTTCCTGTCTAAAACACACCATTCCCGGCGACTTTAATATGGTTTCGATAGACGAGGTAGAAAACCTAGTCAAAGGTGACGGCTCGGGCCGGGTACAAAGGTAG
- a CDS encoding bifunctional 2-keto-4-hydroxyglutarate aldolase/2-keto-3-deoxy-6-phosphogluconate aldolase has protein sequence MLKKYVHLKQILDCGIVAVVRAETPGQALKVAEAVRKGGITAIEITMTVPGAIDVIRELVSNFRPEEMLVGAGTVLDAETARLAMLAGAEFIVGPNLNPEVVRISNRYQKICMPGAMSVTEVVQAMELGADVVKIFPGSIFGPEIIKAIRGPLPQVPLMPTGGVSLDNVDRWIKAGAVAVGVGSEITKKGLQNNDYDLITETARAFVEKIRAARQQ, from the coding sequence GTGCTAAAAAAATATGTTCACTTAAAACAAATACTTGATTGCGGCATTGTCGCCGTAGTGCGGGCTGAAACGCCCGGACAAGCTCTGAAGGTAGCGGAAGCCGTACGCAAGGGCGGCATCACAGCTATTGAAATCACCATGACGGTGCCTGGAGCAATCGACGTGATCAGGGAACTGGTCAGCAATTTCCGCCCCGAGGAGATGCTGGTAGGGGCAGGTACCGTGCTGGATGCGGAAACCGCGCGCCTCGCCATGCTGGCCGGGGCGGAATTTATCGTCGGACCCAACTTAAATCCAGAAGTGGTGCGCATTTCCAATCGTTATCAAAAAATCTGCATGCCCGGCGCCATGTCCGTAACGGAAGTGGTGCAGGCTATGGAGCTGGGCGCGGACGTGGTTAAGATTTTCCCGGGCAGCATCTTTGGACCGGAAATTATCAAGGCCATCAGAGGGCCCCTGCCCCAGGTTCCCTTGATGCCCACCGGCGGAGTCAGCCTGGACAACGTGGACCGCTGGATCAAGGCAGGAGCGGTAGCGGTAGGGGTTGGCAGCGAGATTACCAAAAAGGGCTTGCAGAACAACGACTATGACCTGATCACCGAAACCGCCCGGGCCTTTGTAGAAAAGATCCGGGCCGCCCGCCAGCAGTAA
- the iolO gene encoding 5-keto-L-gluconate epimerase, whose product MKKCIVVSGPTRFAALAFKDDFTASIRKVAQLGYDAVELAIRDPRAINVEDIENLLASLNLPVAAIGTGQAYGDEGLSFTDPEERVRQRAIQRVKDHIALAARWQTQVIIGLIRGKVTAGTPRELAQSWLVAALQECCALAEQQGVNLVLEPINRYETDLINTIAEAIELIRLVGSDNLKILADTFHMNIEEPSIVESIKTAGPYLTHFHIADSNRWAPGYGHLDFPSIISTLKEINYQGAVSAEILPKPDPETCAGATINYLVRLGL is encoded by the coding sequence ATGAAGAAATGCATTGTGGTTTCCGGACCCACCCGTTTTGCCGCCCTGGCTTTTAAAGACGACTTTACCGCGAGCATTCGCAAAGTGGCCCAACTGGGATACGATGCGGTGGAACTGGCCATCCGGGATCCCCGCGCCATTAATGTGGAAGACATAGAAAACCTCCTGGCCAGCTTGAACTTACCCGTAGCGGCCATTGGTACGGGTCAGGCTTACGGGGATGAAGGTCTAAGCTTCACCGACCCCGAAGAAAGGGTACGGCAAAGGGCCATTCAACGCGTTAAAGATCACATCGCCCTGGCCGCCCGCTGGCAAACCCAGGTGATCATCGGTCTGATCCGGGGAAAAGTAACAGCCGGTACGCCCAGGGAACTGGCCCAGTCCTGGCTGGTGGCGGCGCTGCAGGAATGTTGCGCCCTGGCCGAACAACAGGGGGTAAATCTGGTTCTGGAACCCATAAACCGGTATGAAACGGATCTAATCAATACCATTGCCGAAGCCATCGAATTAATCCGCCTGGTCGGTTCTGACAATCTGAAAATACTGGCCGATACCTTCCACATGAACATTGAGGAACCCTCAATCGTGGAAAGTATCAAAACCGCCGGCCCCTATCTAACCCATTTTCACATTGCCGACAGTAACCGCTGGGCGCCGGGTTACGGGCATTTAGATTTTCCATCCATCATCAGTACCTTAAAAGAGATCAATTATCAAGGAGCCGTTTCCGCAGAGATTCTTCCCAAACCCGATCCCGAAACCTGTGCCGGGGCTACCATTAACTATTTAGTCAGGCTGGGTTTATAG
- the iolN gene encoding 3-dehydro-scyllo-inosose hydrolase, whose protein sequence is MSKWGLPLKNGGHMDKADGIYLQNMTWKQIEERLKKNDIIIIPVGATEAHGPHACIGEDTFLVTRMAELVAQKTGCTVSQPLWWGSHPYHHVGMPGTVVVPEEIFIGMLKSIMAGYWNMGFRKMILLNGHGQEYVIPTAIHQFAKTYQLPMIVVNVNWYHAIQDQFKLKSEGGPYETNFIHADEVETSWSLALFPEMIRMEDAVDTQVKGYMPEGHVDKAGNLLHRPIAWYGHVGLGPIEVSAYPEGVVGKATLADAQKAIPGIEAFLDYMVKLHDDILKRFPPGVLPPIEEFTQRPREEVEAYLKGPLNGGRSIYELRYPPA, encoded by the coding sequence ATGAGCAAATGGGGTTTGCCTTTAAAAAACGGCGGTCACATGGACAAGGCCGACGGCATTTATCTTCAGAACATGACCTGGAAGCAAATCGAAGAGAGGCTGAAAAAGAACGACATCATCATCATCCCCGTGGGAGCCACCGAGGCCCACGGCCCTCACGCATGCATTGGCGAAGACACCTTCCTGGTCACTCGCATGGCTGAACTGGTTGCCCAAAAGACCGGTTGCACCGTATCCCAACCCCTGTGGTGGGGCTCCCACCCCTATCACCACGTGGGGATGCCGGGCACCGTGGTGGTACCGGAAGAAATATTCATTGGCATGCTCAAATCCATCATGGCCGGGTACTGGAACATGGGCTTCCGCAAAATGATCCTGCTTAACGGCCATGGCCAGGAATACGTCATTCCCACTGCCATTCACCAGTTTGCCAAGACCTACCAGCTGCCTATGATCGTAGTCAACGTTAACTGGTACCACGCCATTCAGGATCAGTTTAAACTGAAGTCCGAAGGCGGACCCTATGAAACCAACTTCATCCATGCTGACGAAGTAGAAACCTCCTGGTCGCTGGCCCTCTTCCCGGAAATGATCCGCATGGAAGACGCCGTAGATACCCAGGTTAAAGGGTACATGCCTGAAGGACACGTGGACAAAGCGGGCAACCTGCTGCACCGCCCCATCGCCTGGTACGGTCATGTAGGCTTGGGGCCCATTGAAGTCTCCGCTTATCCGGAAGGCGTGGTTGGCAAAGCCACTCTAGCCGACGCCCAAAAGGCCATTCCAGGCATCGAAGCTTTCCTGGACTACATGGTTAAACTGCACGATGACATTCTCAAGCGCTTCCCGCCCGGAGTGCTGCCGCCCATTGAAGAGTTCACCCAGCGGCCCAGGGAAGAAGTGGAAGCCTATCTCAAAGGGCCCCTTAACGGCGGCCGGAGCATTTACGAGCTGCGCTACCCTCCCGCTTAA
- a CDS encoding zinc-dependent alcohol dehydrogenase family protein — protein MPETMLAAIFSAPGELTLKEVPVPTIKKADEVLLKVEAASICGTDLHILHVPPGHPGTIGAILGHEYVGEVLAVGDEVKGIAPGDRVVVDPNVTCGNCRYCKMGQPNMCENMTTLGIFIDGGFAEYNVAPARALHKISKKIPPEIAVFAEPLSCVVNATQKIALHPGETVVVLGAGPIGLYFTMLLKAAGAGKIIVSEVSDFRKQYALTCGATRVVDPAREDLVAVVMDETGIGADVVVDAVGCLFKDTLNLARRGGRILLFGQNQNARAEIVQNTITRYELTVMGSFIAKYTFPATIKILESGILPLDKLITHRLSLQEIEKGFAAMRKGEAIEVVITP, from the coding sequence ATGCCGGAAACCATGCTGGCAGCAATTTTTTCCGCTCCTGGCGAACTGACCTTAAAGGAAGTACCCGTACCCACCATTAAAAAGGCTGATGAAGTGCTCCTGAAAGTGGAGGCGGCCAGTATCTGCGGTACCGACCTGCATATTCTCCATGTTCCACCGGGGCACCCCGGCACCATCGGCGCCATATTGGGCCATGAATATGTAGGAGAAGTCCTGGCCGTAGGCGATGAAGTTAAGGGGATAGCACCCGGTGACCGGGTAGTGGTAGATCCCAACGTTACCTGTGGCAATTGCCGCTACTGCAAAATGGGCCAGCCCAACATGTGCGAAAACATGACGACTCTGGGTATTTTCATTGACGGCGGCTTTGCGGAATACAACGTTGCCCCGGCCAGGGCGCTGCACAAAATCAGCAAGAAAATCCCCCCGGAAATCGCCGTATTTGCCGAACCCCTTTCCTGTGTAGTCAATGCCACGCAAAAGATCGCCTTGCATCCCGGAGAAACGGTGGTTGTGCTGGGAGCAGGTCCCATTGGCCTGTATTTCACCATGCTTTTAAAGGCCGCCGGCGCCGGCAAAATCATTGTTTCCGAGGTGTCGGATTTCCGCAAGCAATATGCCTTAACCTGCGGAGCCACCCGGGTAGTGGATCCGGCCAGAGAAGACCTGGTAGCAGTGGTAATGGATGAAACGGGCATTGGCGCCGATGTGGTGGTGGATGCGGTAGGGTGCCTCTTTAAGGACACTCTCAATCTGGCCCGCCGGGGCGGAAGGATCCTGCTGTTTGGCCAGAATCAAAATGCTCGCGCAGAAATCGTACAAAACACCATCACCCGCTACGAGCTTACGGTCATGGGTAGCTTCATTGCCAAATACACCTTCCCGGCCACCATCAAGATCCTGGAAAGCGGCATTTTACCGCTGGACAAATTAATTACCCATCGCTTAAGCCTGCAGGAAATCGAAAAGGGTTTTGCCGCCATGCGAAAAGGCGAAGCTATTGAAGTGGTAATTACACCGTAA